One genomic window of Lytechinus variegatus isolate NC3 chromosome 1, Lvar_3.0, whole genome shotgun sequence includes the following:
- the LOC121406417 gene encoding histamine H2 receptor-like, with amino-acid sequence MAMNSSEVLEYAVEISPFYNAFVMILFILTIFIIAFGNIMVIVAALKERKLRTQSYIIFTSLAVSDLCIGLIGAPLVLYTRMIQNKITCSVAKSVYFTAWIYMLVYVSIVHIVLITADRLISLTKPLHYPSLVTTRRVRIVVFFVWAGGITYGIVSVIESGNREDNTLTQFCTGERYTSESTRNFFVGSASYILFSSVILMLLNFLILRIAFNHFRRMQQHAIGPPRQAWQGGQGHQQYKAAKTTVFVVGTFCIGWFPTSIWFYLRVLVPISHIGQVILFDIAFYIATLSSAANPLIYCFKDNLFRRTFCKIFPPLLKLLENTRFRVDIQI; translated from the coding sequence ATGGCTATGAATTCATCTGAAGTCCTCGAGTACGCAGTGGAAATATCACCATTTTATAACGCTTTTGTAATGATCTTGTTTATCCTCACCATATTCATAATTGCTTTCGGAAATATCATGGTTATTGTGGCTGCCCTCAAGGAACGCAAGCTCCGAACGCAAAGTTACATCATTTTCACCAGTCTAGCCGTTTCTGACCTCTGCATTGGGCTAATAGGAGCGCCACTTGTTCTCTACACCAGGATGATACAAAACAAGATCACATGCTCTGTTGCGAAGTCGGTATACTTTACGGCCTGGATCTACATGCTAGTCTATGTTTCGATCGTACATATTGTACTTATTACTGCGGATCGTCTAATCTCGCTAACGAAACCACTCCACTATCCGTCATTGGTGACGACGCGAAGAGTTCGTATCGTGGTCTTCTTTGTCTGGGCTGGAGGAATCACCTATGGGATCGTTTCTGTGATTGAGTCTGGAAACCGGGAGGACAACACCTTGACGCAGTTCTGCACTggagaaagatacacatctgaATCAACCAGGAACTTCTTCGTTGGAAGTGCCAGCTACATCCTGTTTTCAAGCGTCATCTTGATGCTGTTGAATTTCTTGATTCTCCGTATCGCCTTTAACCATTTCCGTCGGATGCAACAGCATGCGATCGGCCCTCCACGACAAGCATGGCAAGGTGGACAAGGTCACCAGCAGTACAAAGCCGCAAAGACAACTGTGTTTGTTGTGGGTACTTTCTGCATCGGATGGTTCCCTACGAGCATTTGGTTTTATCTAAGGGTTTTAGTTCCCATAAGCCATATCGGACAGGTCATTCTATTTGACATTGCTTTTTATATTGCCACTTTAAGTTCTGCAGCAAACCCATTAATATATTGCTTTAAAGACAACCTCTTTCGGCGTACGTTTTGCAAAATCTTtccacctcttttgaaactcCTGGAAAATACAAGATTTCGAGTGGATATTCAGATATAA
- the LOC121411837 gene encoding bifunctional epoxide hydrolase 2-like, translating into MTLQIARTVLLSKGKSTRGVQFLAITQKHCSFWTDRPFSSTSRMTQNSKKKAVLFDLGGVLFEPPQNALRKYGEQLGLPGSFLEKAMIRGRPDNAFCRMERGESTARQFAEEFNKDCQDLSKEEGQELPKEFNASSMFDTFMNIKMVPQMLNAVTVLKQNGIKTAAVTNNYIDDREKNSVGAGVMTALSSFYFDHFVESCRFGKRKPDPSIFNEALRKLDVQAQETVFLDDLGPNVKAAREMGISTILVKDPSAALKELQEVTGIDVFQEAKPISVHPDRVPHSYATTRSGVKFHYVDVGSGPPVIFCHGFPESWYEWKSQIPAVAAAGFRVIAMDMKGYGESSNPPEIEEYTTERMCKDMAEFLDVLCIPQATFIGHDWGGMFVWNFATHYADRVSAVGGICTPFFPAQNIMNPVEKMKKDPGLYDYQLYFNQVGVAEAELEANIEKFIKAFIRRPLEAKEIGFTVAGVRAKGGILAGIADDIKLSTLLTEDDLKYYVKQFKTCGLRSMLNWYRVTEANWKFNHRAIGRKLYMPALMVTCAWDRVLPPSASKAMDPFVVNLTRAQIEDSGHWAALEQPKKLNNILIDWLSKVHKDSSRPIFPSSL; encoded by the exons ATGACTCTGCAAATTGCAAGGACTGTGCTTCTTTCCAAGGGCAAAAGTACGCGAGGTGTGCAATTCTTAGCAATAACACAAAAACACTGCTCATTTTGGACCGATAGACCGTTTTCATCAACGTCAAGAATGACACAAAATTCGAAGAAAAAGGCCGTGTTATTTGACCTGGGAGGTGTCCTGTTTGAGCCGCCGCAGAATGCCCTTCGAAAGTACGGAGAACAACTTGGATTGCCCGG TTCTTTTCTAGAGAAAGCCATGATTAGAGGAAGGCCTGATAATGCTTTCTGTCGGATGGAACGAGGGGAATCTACTGCAAGACAG tttgcaGAAGAGTTCAACAAGGATTGTCAGGATCTGTCCAAGGAAGAAGGCCAGGAGCTTCCCAAAGAGTTCAATGCTAGCAGCATGTTTGATACCTTCATGAATATTAAGATGGTCCCACAAATGCTGAATGCTGTCACTGTCCTCAAGCAAAATG GCATAAAAACAGCAGCAGTTACCAACAACTATATTGATGATCGAGAGAAGAACTCAGTAGGTGCTGGGGTCATGACGGCTCTTAGCTCCTTCTATTTTGATCACTTTGTTGAATCCTGTCGGTTTGGGAAACGTAAACCGGACCCAAGTATCTTCAATGAAGCTCTAAGGAAACTAGATGTTCAGGCACAAGAG ACTGTGTTTCTGGATGACCTTGGACCTAATGTAAAAGCTGCAAGAGAAATGGGTATCTCAACCATCCTTGTGAAGGATCCGTCTGCTGCCCTCAAGGAACTACAGGAAGTCACCGGTATAGAC GTATTCCAAGAAGCCAAACCTATTTCTGTTCATCCGGACAGGGTTCCTCATTCTTATGCCACAACCAGG AGTGGAGTAAAGTTCCATTATGTTGATGTTGGTAGCGGTCCACCAGTCATCTTTTGTCATGGGTTCCCCGAATCATGGTATGAATGGAAATCTCAG ATCCCTGCTGTAGCTGCTGCAGGTTTCCGTGTGATTGCTATGGACATGAAAGGATATGGAGAGAGTAGTAATCCACCAG AAATTGAGGAGTACACAACAGAAAGGATGTGTAAG GACATGGCTGAATTCTTGGATGTCTTG TGCATCCCTCAAGCTACTTTCATTGGTCATGACTGGGGTGGTATGTTTGTATGGAACTTTGCTACTCACTATGCAGATAGAGTTAG TGCTGTAGGTGGTATCTGCACCCCTTTCTTTCCTGCTCAAAACATTATGAACCCTGTagagaagatgaagaaagaTCCAGGATTGTATGACTATCAGCTTTACTTCAATCAAGTG GGAGTAGCTGAAGCCGAACTTGAAGCCAACATAGAGAAATTCATCAAAGCTTTCATAAGACGCCCTCTGGAG GCAAAAGAAATTGGATTCACTGTTGCTGGGGTGAGAGCAAAAG GTGGTATCTTGGCCGGTATTGCGGATGACATCAAACTCAGTACTCTCCTTACAGAAGATGATCTCAAATACTATGTCAAACAATTCAAAACATGTGGACTCAG GAGCATGCTAAATTGGTATCGTGTAACAGAAGCTAACTGGAAATTTAATCACCGTGCAATTGGTCGAAAG TTGTACATGCCTGCCTTGATGGTTACCTGTGCCTGGGATAGGGTTCTCCCACCCTCAGCAAGCAAAGCCATGGATCCATTT GTTGTAAATCTAACCAGAGCGCAGATCGAAGACAGTGGACATTGGGCAGCTCTAGAACA ACCAAAGAAACTCAACAACATCCTTATTGATTGGCTAAGTAAGGTGCATAAAGATTCCAGCCGACCAATCTTCCCTTCTAGTCTGTAG